A section of the Saccharopolyspora gregorii genome encodes:
- the hisF gene encoding imidazole glycerol phosphate synthase subunit HisF, with translation MGVAVRVIPCLDVDAGRVVKGVNFTDLRDAGDPVELAKTYDAEHADELTFLDVTASSGDRETTFEVVRRTAEQVFIPLTVGGGVRSAEDVNRLLRAGADKVSVNTAAIARPELLREASHRFGAQCVVLSADARRVPEGGQPTASGFEVTTHGGRRGTGICAVEWAERAQELGVGEILLNSMDADGTKAGFDLELIRAVRSRVDVPLIASGGAGAVEHFAPAVRAGADAVLAASVFHFGQLRIGEVKDAMRAEGITVR, from the coding sequence ATGGGCGTCGCGGTACGAGTGATCCCCTGCCTGGACGTCGACGCCGGGCGGGTCGTCAAGGGTGTCAACTTCACGGACCTGCGGGACGCGGGCGATCCGGTCGAACTGGCGAAGACCTACGACGCGGAGCACGCCGACGAGCTCACCTTCCTCGACGTCACCGCGTCCTCCGGGGACCGGGAGACCACGTTCGAGGTGGTGCGCCGCACCGCCGAGCAGGTGTTCATCCCGCTGACCGTCGGCGGCGGGGTCCGCAGCGCCGAGGACGTGAACCGGTTGCTGCGCGCGGGCGCCGACAAGGTGAGCGTGAACACCGCCGCCATCGCCCGCCCCGAACTGCTGCGGGAGGCCTCGCACCGGTTCGGCGCGCAGTGCGTCGTGCTCTCCGCCGACGCCCGCCGCGTGCCGGAGGGCGGGCAGCCGACCGCGTCCGGTTTCGAGGTCACCACGCACGGTGGCCGCCGCGGCACCGGGATCTGCGCCGTCGAGTGGGCCGAGCGCGCCCAGGAGCTCGGCGTCGGCGAGATCCTGCTGAACTCCATGGACGCCGACGGCACCAAGGCCGGTTTCGACCTGGAGCTGATCCGCGCGGTCCGCTCCCGCGTCGACGTCCCCCTCATCGCCAGCGGTGGCGCGGGCGCCGTCGAGCACTTCGCGCCCGCGGTGCGCGCCGGCGCGGACGCGGTGCTCGCGGCCAGCGTCTTCCACTTCGGCCAGCTGCGGATCGGCGAGGTGAAGGACGCGATGCGCGCGGAAGGGATCACCGTCCGATGA
- a CDS encoding TetR/AcrR family transcriptional regulator gives MNSGTGDPGGTGRGSDHDDHADLGDHDDDLDHADLGEHGGSGDSGDPGAPGPRGEHDGRKRRGRRAGGQDTRAALVAAAREVFAESGYNDATVRVIATRAGVDPAMVNHWFGGKEALFTAAVHIPVDPTTVIPELLAGDREQLAERVLRRFLGAWDAAGGRAFAALVRSVASHRSAVRMLREFVATVIIDRLVRELRMDRPELRAALSASQIIGLGITRYVVELEPLASADHDTVVAAVAPNLQRYLTGDLTPQD, from the coding sequence ATGAACAGCGGCACCGGCGATCCCGGCGGCACCGGCCGTGGGAGCGACCACGACGACCACGCCGACCTCGGGGACCACGACGACGACCTCGACCACGCCGACCTCGGGGAGCACGGCGGCTCCGGGGACAGCGGTGACCCCGGCGCGCCGGGTCCTCGCGGCGAGCACGACGGCCGGAAGCGGCGCGGGCGCCGCGCGGGCGGGCAGGACACCCGGGCCGCGCTGGTCGCCGCGGCCCGCGAGGTCTTCGCCGAATCCGGTTACAACGACGCGACCGTGCGCGTGATCGCGACCCGGGCCGGCGTCGACCCGGCGATGGTCAACCACTGGTTCGGCGGCAAGGAGGCCCTGTTCACCGCGGCCGTGCACATCCCCGTCGACCCCACCACCGTCATCCCGGAACTGCTGGCCGGGGACCGGGAGCAGCTCGCCGAGCGCGTGCTGCGCCGGTTCCTCGGCGCGTGGGACGCGGCGGGCGGCCGGGCGTTCGCCGCACTCGTGCGCAGCGTCGCCTCGCACCGCTCGGCGGTGCGGATGCTGCGCGAGTTCGTCGCCACCGTGATCATCGACCGGCTGGTCCGGGAGCTGCGGATGGACCGCCCGGAGCTGCGCGCCGCGCTCAGCGCCTCGCAGATCATCGGGCTCGGCATCACCCGCTACGTGGTGGAGCTGGAGCCGCTGGCCTCCGCCGACCACGACACCGTGGTGGCCGCGGTGGCCCCCAACCTGCAGCGCTACCTCACCGGCGACCTGACCCCCCAGGACTGA
- the soxR gene encoding redox-sensitive transcriptional activator SoxR, with product MSALPALLTIGEVAHRSGVAQTALRFYEQRGLITSTRTSGNQRRYGRPVLRRLAFIRAAQRVGLSLEQISDALATLPTDHAPTKADWTRLSRSWRDELDARIDGLQRLRDRLSGCIGCGCLSLRTCTLNNADDQMAAQGPGSPLLTPSADRS from the coding sequence ATGTCCGCACTTCCCGCGCTGCTCACCATCGGCGAGGTCGCCCACCGCAGCGGAGTCGCCCAGACCGCGCTGCGCTTCTACGAGCAGCGCGGCCTGATCACCTCCACCCGCACCAGCGGCAACCAGCGCCGCTACGGGCGTCCCGTGCTGCGCAGGCTCGCGTTCATCCGCGCCGCCCAGCGCGTCGGGCTCAGCCTGGAGCAGATCTCCGACGCGCTCGCCACGCTGCCCACCGACCACGCGCCCACCAAGGCCGACTGGACGCGGCTGTCCCGCTCCTGGCGCGACGAGCTCGATGCGCGCATCGACGGGCTGCAGCGGCTGCGCGACCGGCTCAGCGGCTGCATCGGCTGCGGTTGCCTGTCGCTGCGCACCTGCACCCTGAACAACGCCGACGACCAGATGGCCGCGCAGGGTCCCGGCTCGCCGCTGCTCACACCGTCCGCCGACCGGTCCTAA
- the hisH gene encoding imidazole glycerol phosphate synthase subunit HisH: MARVVVLDYGSGNLRSAERALEHAGADVRVTSDAHAAVEADGLVVPGVGAFGACMEGLLAAGGDKIIDRRLAGGRPVLGICVGMQVLFDRGVEHGVQADGCGQWPGDVERLQADVLPHMGWNEVAPPADSVLFAGMEPGTRFYFVHSFAARRWELPESETIAPAKVTWSEHGEPFVAAVENGPLSATQFHPEKSGEAGSRLLRNWLGTL, from the coding sequence GTGGCACGCGTCGTCGTTTTGGACTATGGCTCCGGCAACCTGCGATCCGCCGAACGCGCTCTCGAGCACGCGGGCGCCGACGTGCGGGTGACCTCGGACGCGCACGCCGCCGTCGAGGCCGACGGGCTCGTCGTGCCCGGCGTCGGCGCGTTCGGGGCCTGCATGGAAGGTCTGCTCGCCGCGGGCGGGGACAAGATCATCGATCGGCGGCTGGCCGGCGGGCGCCCGGTGCTCGGCATCTGCGTGGGCATGCAGGTGCTGTTCGACCGCGGCGTGGAGCACGGCGTGCAGGCCGACGGCTGCGGCCAGTGGCCCGGCGACGTCGAACGGCTCCAGGCGGACGTGCTGCCGCACATGGGCTGGAACGAGGTAGCGCCGCCCGCCGACTCGGTGCTGTTCGCCGGGATGGAGCCGGGCACCCGGTTCTACTTCGTGCACTCCTTCGCCGCCCGGCGCTGGGAACTGCCCGAGTCGGAGACGATCGCCCCGGCCAAGGTGACCTGGTCCGAGCACGGCGAACCGTTCGTCGCCGCGGTGGAGAACGGCCCGCTCTCGGCGACGCAGTTCCACCCGGAGAAGTCCGGCGAGGCGGGCTCCCGCCTGCTGCGCAACTGGCTCGGGACGCTGTGA
- a CDS encoding transketolase family protein has product MTAPTEPRTRPMREEFTDLVGAALDVDPRLAVVLAEISADRFTAAASRHPDRVINVGIREQALIGVAGGLALTGMRPVVHSIAPFLVERPFEQLKLDLNHQGVGAVLVSTGASYDYPAAGRTHMAPGDVALLDTLPDWTVHVPGHPREFAELLSAALLTDDLVYLRMSERTNAAPLPVGRRFRVVREGRGGVVLAVGPMLRPVLAATAELDVAVLYASTVRPFDAAGLRSAALAATPDVVLVEPYLRDTSTAAANAALADLPHRVLGLGVRRDAELRAYGTADEHEAAHGLDPAGLARSIRGFLATSGR; this is encoded by the coding sequence ATGACCGCCCCGACCGAACCGCGCACCCGTCCGATGCGCGAGGAGTTCACCGACCTCGTCGGCGCCGCCCTCGACGTGGACCCGCGGCTCGCGGTGGTGCTCGCCGAGATCTCCGCCGACCGGTTCACCGCCGCCGCCTCGCGGCACCCCGACCGGGTGATCAACGTCGGCATCCGGGAGCAGGCGCTGATCGGCGTCGCGGGCGGGCTCGCGCTCACCGGGATGCGGCCCGTCGTGCACTCGATCGCGCCGTTCCTGGTGGAGCGGCCGTTCGAGCAGCTCAAGCTGGACCTCAACCACCAGGGCGTCGGCGCGGTCCTGGTCAGCACCGGCGCGTCCTACGACTACCCGGCCGCGGGCCGCACCCACATGGCGCCCGGCGACGTGGCTCTGCTCGACACGCTGCCGGACTGGACGGTGCACGTGCCCGGGCACCCGCGGGAGTTCGCCGAGCTGCTCAGCGCGGCGCTGCTCACCGACGACCTCGTGTACCTGCGGATGAGCGAGCGCACCAACGCGGCGCCGCTGCCGGTGGGCCGCCGGTTCCGGGTGGTGCGCGAGGGGCGAGGTGGGGTGGTGCTCGCGGTGGGGCCGATGCTGCGGCCGGTGCTCGCGGCGACGGCCGAGCTGGACGTGGCGGTGCTCTACGCCTCGACCGTCCGGCCCTTCGACGCCGCGGGCCTGCGATCGGCGGCGCTGGCCGCGACCCCGGACGTGGTGCTGGTCGAGCCCTACCTGCGGGACACCTCCACGGCGGCCGCGAACGCCGCGCTCGCCGACCTGCCGCACCGGGTGCTCGGGCTGGGCGTGCGGCGGGACGCGGAACTGCGCGCCTACGGCACCGCCGACGAGCACGAGGCCGCGCACGGGCTGGACCCAGCGGGCCTCGCCCGGTCGATCCGCGGATTCCTCGCCACGAGCGGCCGGTAG
- the hisI gene encoding phosphoribosyl-AMP cyclohydrolase — translation MSELDPAIAGRLKRNADGLVAAVAQQRGTGEVLMMAWMDDEALHRTLTTRRGTYFSRSRGEYWMKGETSGHVQHVHEVRLDCDGDTVLLVVDQVGAACHTGDRTCFDADVLLD, via the coding sequence ATGAGCGAGCTGGACCCGGCGATCGCCGGGCGCCTCAAGCGCAACGCCGACGGCCTGGTGGCCGCGGTCGCGCAGCAGCGCGGCACCGGCGAGGTGCTGATGATGGCGTGGATGGACGACGAGGCGCTGCACCGCACGCTCACCACCCGCCGCGGCACCTACTTCTCCCGCAGCCGGGGGGAGTACTGGATGAAGGGCGAGACCTCGGGACACGTGCAGCACGTGCACGAGGTGCGGCTGGACTGCGACGGCGACACGGTGCTGCTGGTCGTCGACCAGGTCGGCGCGGCCTGCCACACCGGTGACCGCACCTGCTTCGACGCGGACGTGCTTCTTGATTGA
- a CDS encoding thiamine pyrophosphate-dependent enzyme produces MTTSTPAGTGLGHPELPALLARMSGDEKHSPAATSTLDVLWVLYDRVLDVDPAHADDPDRDRFLLSKGHGPMAYYAVLAANGFLDPAELDGWSSFDSRLGQHPDRLLVPGVEIGSGSLGHGLPLALGTALGLRARGRTRPRVVVLVGDAELGEGSNHEAIAVAGRFGTGQLTAVVVDNASDSHGWPGGIAERFSREGWAAHSVDGRDHEALHRALTDTRPDQPLAVIARVEPKEFA; encoded by the coding sequence ATGACCACCTCCACCCCAGCGGGAACCGGGCTCGGCCACCCGGAGCTGCCCGCGCTGCTCGCCCGGATGTCCGGCGACGAGAAGCACTCGCCCGCCGCCACCTCCACCCTCGACGTGCTCTGGGTGCTCTACGACCGCGTCCTCGACGTCGACCCCGCGCACGCCGACGACCCCGACCGGGACCGCTTCCTGCTGTCCAAGGGGCACGGGCCGATGGCCTACTACGCGGTGCTCGCCGCGAACGGCTTCCTCGACCCCGCCGAACTCGACGGCTGGAGCAGCTTCGACTCCCGCCTCGGCCAGCACCCGGACCGGCTGCTCGTGCCCGGCGTGGAGATCGGCAGCGGCTCCCTCGGCCACGGCCTGCCGCTGGCGCTCGGCACCGCCCTCGGGCTGCGCGCGCGGGGCCGCACCCGCCCGCGCGTCGTCGTCCTCGTCGGCGACGCCGAACTCGGCGAGGGCAGCAACCACGAGGCGATCGCCGTCGCCGGCCGCTTCGGGACCGGGCAGCTGACCGCGGTCGTGGTCGACAACGCCTCCGACTCGCACGGCTGGCCGGGCGGCATCGCGGAGCGCTTCTCCCGCGAGGGCTGGGCCGCGCACTCCGTCGACGGCCGGGACCACGAAGCCCTGCACCGCGCCCTCACCGACACCCGGCCCGACCAGCCGCTCGCCGTCATCGCCCGCGTGGAACCGAAGGAGTTCGCATGA
- a CDS encoding helix-turn-helix domain-containing protein: MLTRAARTGAPDPWAALPSELAPILRPEMSSLATQILTEIQLRIPEYARPMDQKYVHAIRRGVEEALGQFVDQIADPTAPQERCAEVHRALGKAEMHEGRSLDSLQAAYRLGARLAWRRTARIGERARIAPRTMLLLGEAIYAHIDELAARSVEGFAEAQARAAGTRARRRRRLLELLLTDPQPPRRILAEAAEAAHWTLPRTLVVAALERVDGQEQRSNPLSRREALLDLESGHPHLLVPCPDDDADDEPPWEQQLAGWRVALGPRVELHRAPHALRWARKLLELSHAGLVPERPVLRCEDHLSHLLLLSDENLTRQVVHTRLAPLGGLKPKQQVRLADTLLAWLQTRGGAPEVAHRLRVHPQTVRYRLHQLEDLFGDALTDPQARFELEIALRAAGRLLSYGALVPEPAGNGRSST, encoded by the coding sequence ATGCTGACGAGGGCGGCCCGCACCGGCGCACCGGATCCGTGGGCGGCACTGCCCAGCGAACTCGCCCCCATCCTGCGGCCCGAGATGAGCAGCCTCGCCACGCAGATCCTCACCGAGATCCAACTCCGGATCCCCGAATACGCCCGGCCCATGGACCAGAAGTACGTGCACGCCATCCGCCGCGGCGTCGAAGAGGCCCTCGGCCAGTTCGTCGACCAGATCGCCGATCCCACCGCACCGCAGGAACGCTGCGCCGAGGTGCACCGGGCGCTCGGCAAGGCCGAGATGCACGAAGGCCGCAGCCTCGACAGCCTGCAGGCCGCCTACCGGCTCGGCGCCCGCCTCGCCTGGCGGCGCACCGCCCGCATCGGCGAACGCGCCCGCATCGCGCCCCGCACCATGCTGCTGCTCGGCGAAGCGATCTACGCGCACATCGACGAGCTGGCCGCCCGGTCCGTCGAAGGCTTCGCCGAAGCGCAGGCCCGCGCCGCCGGCACCCGCGCCCGGCGCCGGCGGCGGCTGCTGGAACTGCTGCTCACCGATCCGCAACCACCGCGCCGGATCCTCGCCGAAGCCGCCGAAGCCGCGCACTGGACGCTGCCGCGCACCCTCGTCGTCGCCGCCCTCGAACGCGTCGACGGGCAGGAGCAGCGCAGCAACCCGCTCAGCCGCCGGGAAGCGCTCCTCGACCTCGAAAGCGGCCACCCGCACCTGCTCGTGCCGTGTCCCGACGACGACGCGGACGACGAACCGCCGTGGGAGCAGCAGCTCGCGGGCTGGCGGGTCGCGCTCGGGCCCCGCGTCGAACTGCACCGCGCACCGCACGCGCTGCGCTGGGCGCGCAAGCTCCTGGAGCTCTCGCACGCCGGACTCGTGCCGGAACGCCCCGTGCTGCGCTGCGAGGACCACCTCTCGCACCTGCTGCTGCTCAGCGACGAGAACCTGACCCGGCAGGTCGTGCACACCCGGCTCGCCCCGCTCGGCGGGCTCAAGCCGAAGCAGCAGGTCCGGCTCGCCGACACCCTCCTGGCGTGGCTGCAGACCCGCGGCGGCGCCCCCGAGGTCGCGCACCGCCTGCGAGTGCACCCGCAGACCGTGCGCTACCGCCTGCACCAGCTCGAAGACCTCTTCGGCGACGCGCTCACCGACCCGCAGGCGCGGTTCGAGCTGGAGATCGCGCTGCGCGCCGCGGGACGCCTGCTCAGCTACGGCGCGCTCGTCCCGGAGCCGGCCGGGAACGGCAGGAGTTCGACCTAA
- the priA gene encoding bifunctional 1-(5-phosphoribosyl)-5-((5-phosphoribosylamino)methylideneamino)imidazole-4-carboxamide isomerase/phosphoribosylanthranilate isomerase PriA translates to MTFTLLPAVDVADGQAVRLVQGAAGTETSYGDPLEAALAWQRAGAEWIHLVDLDAAFGRGSNRELLADVVRRLDVRVELSGGIRDDDSLKAALATGCHRVNLGTAALENPEWADRVVAEHGEQVAVGLDVRITEEGHRLAARGWTRDGGDLWEVLARLDAAGCRRYVVTDVSKDGTLQGPNTELLREVCARTEAPVVASGGVSSVDDLRALAELAPLGVEGSIVGKALYAGNFTLEEALAAVS, encoded by the coding sequence GTGACTTTCACGCTTCTTCCCGCAGTTGACGTGGCCGATGGCCAGGCCGTCCGCCTGGTCCAGGGCGCCGCCGGAACCGAGACCTCCTACGGCGATCCGCTGGAGGCCGCCCTCGCCTGGCAGCGCGCCGGGGCCGAGTGGATCCACCTGGTGGACCTGGACGCGGCGTTCGGCCGCGGCTCCAACCGGGAGCTGCTGGCCGACGTGGTGCGGCGGCTCGACGTGCGGGTGGAGCTCTCCGGCGGCATCCGGGACGACGACTCGCTGAAGGCGGCGCTGGCCACCGGCTGCCACCGGGTGAACCTGGGCACCGCGGCGCTGGAGAACCCCGAGTGGGCGGACCGCGTGGTCGCCGAGCACGGCGAGCAGGTCGCCGTCGGCCTGGACGTGCGCATCACCGAGGAGGGCCACCGGCTCGCGGCCCGCGGCTGGACCCGCGACGGCGGCGACCTGTGGGAGGTGCTGGCCCGGCTGGACGCCGCGGGCTGCCGCCGCTACGTCGTCACCGACGTGAGCAAGGACGGCACGCTGCAGGGTCCGAACACCGAGCTGCTGCGCGAGGTCTGCGCCCGCACCGAGGCGCCCGTGGTCGCCTCCGGCGGGGTGTCCAGTGTGGACGATCTGCGAGCGCTGGCGGAACTGGCGCCGCTGGGCGTGGAGGGCTCCATCGTCGGCAAGGCCTTGTACGCCGGGAACTTCACCCTCGAAGAGGCCCTCGCCGCGGTGTCCTGA